A genomic segment from Streptomyces sp. NBC_00459 encodes:
- a CDS encoding tetratricopeptide repeat protein: MRIFGKGRHRPSASWRQATDRAFTLIGDGRYEDAGALLTRAADLEPWLSESWFNLALLHKFRHDWEQARAAGLRAVALLDRETGAPDWWNVGIAATALQDWPLARRAWQAYGLRVPGGATAAGEPVGMDLGSAAVRLSPEGEAEVVWGRRLDPARMEVLSIPLPSSGRRWGEVVLHDGVPHGERTTVAGHSYPVFDEIELWAPSPVPTWVVLLEAAAEEDRDALERLASDAGFAAEDWSSSVRLLCRMCSESRMPSDEGDGEHLDPHDHSEPGHPGPLGHRTDGQLWAPERECGIAAPASLVRGLLDGWVADSPETRDWRDLEEVC; encoded by the coding sequence GTGAGGATCTTCGGCAAGGGGCGGCACCGGCCCTCCGCCTCATGGCGGCAGGCCACCGACCGGGCGTTCACGCTGATCGGCGACGGGCGGTACGAGGACGCGGGCGCGTTGCTTACACGTGCCGCCGATCTTGAACCCTGGCTGTCCGAGTCCTGGTTCAACCTCGCCCTGCTGCACAAGTTCCGGCACGACTGGGAGCAGGCGAGGGCCGCGGGACTCCGTGCCGTCGCGCTGCTCGACCGGGAGACCGGGGCCCCCGATTGGTGGAACGTGGGCATCGCGGCCACCGCCCTGCAGGACTGGCCGCTGGCCCGGCGGGCCTGGCAGGCGTACGGGCTGCGGGTGCCCGGGGGCGCCACCGCCGCCGGTGAGCCGGTCGGGATGGACCTGGGCAGCGCGGCCGTACGGCTGTCGCCCGAGGGTGAGGCCGAGGTTGTGTGGGGGCGGCGGCTGGACCCCGCCCGGATGGAGGTGCTGTCGATTCCGCTGCCGTCCTCCGGGCGGCGCTGGGGCGAGGTCGTGCTGCACGACGGCGTGCCGCACGGTGAGCGGACCACCGTGGCCGGGCACTCCTACCCCGTGTTCGACGAGATCGAGCTGTGGGCGCCCTCGCCGGTGCCCACCTGGGTGGTCCTCCTGGAGGCCGCCGCCGAGGAGGACCGGGACGCGCTGGAGCGGCTGGCGTCCGACGCGGGGTTCGCTGCCGAGGACTGGTCGTCGTCGGTGCGGTTGCTGTGCCGTATGTGCTCGGAGTCCCGGATGCCGTCCGACGAGGGGGACGGGGAGCATCTCGATCCGCACGATCACAGTGAGCCCGGTCATCCCGGGCCGCTGGGGCATCGTACGGACGGGCAGCTGTGGGCGCCCGAGCGGGAATGTGGCATTGCTGCGCCTGCCTCGCTTGTGCGGGGGTTGCTGGACGGGTGGGTTGCCGACAGTCCGGAGACTCGGGACTGGCGGGATCTGGAAGAGGTTTGCTAG
- the def gene encoding peptide deformylase has translation MAQQDTDQQHVGVLPVDDEGFVIDTEDGEEREAAWRERGTSRPITVVGNPVLHKECQDVTEFGAELDQLVADMFASQRTAEGVGLAANQVGVDLKVFIYDCPDDEGARHTGVICNPKLVELPADRRRLDDSNEGCLSVPTAYAPLARPDYAEVTGQDEKGNPIKVRGTGYFARCLQHETDHLYGYLYIDRLSKRERKDALRQMAENEPRYPVVAND, from the coding sequence ATGGCGCAGCAGGACACCGATCAGCAGCACGTGGGCGTGCTTCCCGTGGACGACGAGGGCTTCGTCATCGACACCGAGGACGGCGAGGAGCGCGAGGCCGCCTGGCGTGAGCGCGGGACCTCGCGGCCCATCACGGTCGTCGGCAACCCGGTGCTGCACAAGGAGTGCCAGGACGTGACCGAGTTCGGCGCGGAGCTGGACCAGCTGGTCGCGGACATGTTCGCCAGCCAGCGCACCGCCGAGGGCGTCGGCCTGGCCGCCAATCAGGTCGGCGTCGACCTGAAGGTCTTCATCTACGACTGCCCCGACGACGAGGGCGCCCGGCACACCGGTGTCATCTGCAACCCGAAGCTTGTCGAGCTGCCCGCCGACCGGCGCCGGCTCGACGACAGCAACGAGGGCTGCCTCTCGGTGCCCACCGCGTACGCGCCGCTCGCCCGGCCCGACTATGCCGAGGTGACCGGGCAGGACGAGAAGGGCAACCCGATCAAGGTGCGCGGCACCGGCTACTTCGCGCGCTGTCTGCAGCACGAGACCGATCACCTGTACGGGTACCTGTACATCGACCGGCTCTCCAAGCGCGAGCGCAAGGACGCCCTGCGGCAGATGGCTGAGAACGAGCCCCGGTACCCCGTGGTCGCGAACGACTGA